One window of the Devosia sp. 2618 genome contains the following:
- a CDS encoding D-TA family PLP-dependent enzyme, with amino-acid sequence MTDILDLDTPAVLIDLDRVEANLKRAQDYADAHGLKLRPHIKTHKLPRFAKRAMELGAVGITVQKLGEAEVMADAGISEIFMPYNIIGRDKLDRLKALHERVHITVTADSTETVEGLSAEFANSETPLTVLVECDTGMGRCGVQSPAAAVALAEKIANSPGLSFGGLMTYPAAGQVEANAAFLSEAKAALAAAGLPAAIVSNGGTPDLWRAHEVTAATEHRPGTYIYMDRYQVAKGVGGFEDCALTVLATVVSRPTEDRAIIDAGSKALTSDTLGLAGFGLIEAYPDAVIVGLSEEHGTIDLSKCATKPKIGDKLRIIPNHACVVSNLFDDVTLISGDAVVETVAVAARGKVG; translated from the coding sequence ATGACCGATATTCTCGACCTCGATACTCCCGCCGTTCTGATCGATCTGGACCGCGTGGAAGCCAATCTCAAGCGGGCGCAGGACTATGCTGATGCCCATGGGCTCAAGCTTCGGCCCCACATCAAGACCCACAAGCTGCCGCGCTTTGCCAAGCGGGCAATGGAGCTGGGCGCGGTCGGCATCACGGTGCAAAAGTTGGGCGAGGCCGAGGTGATGGCCGATGCCGGGATCAGCGAAATCTTCATGCCCTACAATATCATCGGCAGAGACAAGCTGGATCGCCTCAAGGCGCTGCATGAGCGCGTCCATATCACCGTCACGGCCGATAGCACCGAGACGGTCGAAGGCCTGTCGGCGGAATTTGCGAATAGCGAGACGCCGCTGACCGTGCTGGTGGAATGTGATACCGGCATGGGCCGCTGCGGCGTGCAGAGCCCGGCGGCGGCTGTCGCTCTGGCCGAAAAGATCGCCAATTCGCCGGGCCTGAGCTTTGGTGGTTTGATGACTTATCCGGCGGCAGGGCAGGTGGAGGCCAATGCGGCCTTCCTGTCCGAAGCCAAGGCAGCGCTCGCCGCTGCCGGTCTGCCGGCGGCCATCGTGTCCAATGGCGGCACGCCCGACCTTTGGCGCGCCCATGAAGTCACCGCCGCGACGGAACATCGCCCCGGCACTTACATCTATATGGACCGCTATCAGGTCGCCAAAGGCGTTGGTGGGTTTGAGGACTGCGCGCTGACGGTGCTCGCCACCGTCGTCAGCCGGCCCACCGAAGACCGCGCCATCATTGATGCTGGCTCGAAGGCTTTGACCAGCGATACGCTTGGTCTGGCGGGCTTCGGGCTGATCGAAGCCTATCCGGATGCTGTGATCGTGGGCCTCAGCGAAGAGCATGGCACGATCGATCTATCGAAATGCGCGACCAAGCCCAAGATCGGTGACAAGCTGCGCATCATCCCCAACCACGCTTGTGTGGTCAGCAATCTGTTTGACGATGTGACGCTGATTTCGGGTGATGCCGTGGTGGAAACCGTCGCGGTTGCGGCGCGCGGCAAGGTTGGCTGA
- a CDS encoding peptidylprolyl isomerase: MALSAAPSFAQTGTPHLILTLEDGTVDIELLPAIAPKHVERIVTLTEQGAYNGVVFHRVIDGFMAQTGDVKFGKSGSDTFDLSRAGMGGSDLPDVTAEFNSESFQRGVLGAARSQDPNSFNSQFFITTADASFLDGQYTVFGKVVSGMEFVDALEKGPQSQNGAVANPDKIVEAKIEYK; the protein is encoded by the coding sequence ATGGCGCTGTCCGCTGCACCGAGCTTCGCCCAGACCGGCACGCCGCATCTGATCCTGACGCTCGAAGACGGCACCGTCGACATCGAGCTGCTCCCCGCCATTGCCCCCAAGCATGTCGAGCGCATCGTCACGCTGACAGAACAGGGCGCTTATAACGGCGTCGTGTTCCACCGCGTGATCGACGGCTTCATGGCTCAGACCGGCGACGTCAAGTTCGGCAAGTCCGGTTCGGACACGTTTGACCTGTCGCGTGCCGGCATGGGCGGTTCCGACCTGCCAGACGTGACGGCTGAGTTCAATTCCGAGAGCTTCCAGCGCGGCGTGCTCGGCGCTGCTCGCTCGCAGGACCCCAACTCGTTTAACAGCCAGTTCTTCATCACCACGGCTGACGCCAGCTTCCTCGATGGCCAGTATACCGTGTTCGGCAAGGTCGTCAGCGGCATGGAATTTGTCGACGCGCTCGAAAAAGGTCCGCAGTCGCAGAACGGCGCCGTGGCCAATCCTGATAAGATCGTCGAAGCCAAGATCGAGTATAAGTAA
- a CDS encoding RidA family protein, producing the protein MPIKRYGADKAGAGGQNLPFARAVEAGGWLYVSGQVAMKDGEIVRGGIIDETHLTIKNIIAILEEAGYGLEHVVRCGVWLDDPRDFWSFNAVYKSYFGEHPPARACVQSHMMVDCKVEIDCVAYKGP; encoded by the coding sequence ATGCCGATTAAACGTTATGGGGCCGACAAGGCCGGTGCGGGTGGACAGAACCTGCCTTTCGCGCGCGCAGTCGAGGCCGGTGGCTGGCTTTATGTGTCGGGCCAGGTGGCGATGAAGGACGGCGAGATCGTTCGGGGCGGCATCATTGATGAAACGCACCTGACCATCAAGAACATCATCGCTATTCTCGAAGAAGCCGGATACGGGCTCGAACATGTGGTGCGTTGTGGCGTCTGGCTCGATGATCCGCGCGATTTCTGGAGCTTCAACGCCGTCTATAAAAGCTATTTCGGTGAGCATCCACCAGCCCGCGCCTGCGTGCAGAGCCACATGATGGTGGACTGCAAGGTCGAGATCGACTGCGTCGCCTATAAGGGGCCTTGA
- a CDS encoding DMT family transporter, which yields MDSILWALMGIVAGACIATQAPINASLGRNLGVPIAAAGVSFVAGAVLLWVLAFAYSHFASIPINFGAPAPWTFVAGGVLGAFYVFSNIMLTPMIGAAAVMALSVAGQLVGGMFLDKIGFMGMAVREISMGRIMGAVLLVTGAMMIRLL from the coding sequence ATGGATTCCATTCTTTGGGCGTTGATGGGCATCGTTGCCGGCGCGTGTATCGCCACGCAGGCCCCGATCAATGCCAGCCTCGGGCGCAATCTGGGCGTGCCGATCGCGGCGGCCGGCGTGTCGTTTGTGGCGGGCGCGGTGCTGCTCTGGGTCCTCGCTTTCGCCTATAGCCACTTTGCCAGCATCCCGATCAATTTCGGCGCACCTGCGCCCTGGACCTTCGTGGCCGGCGGCGTGCTTGGGGCGTTCTACGTGTTCTCCAATATCATGCTAACGCCGATGATCGGCGCTGCGGCAGTGATGGCGCTATCGGTGGCGGGGCAGCTGGTCGGGGGCATGTTCCTCGACAAAATCGGCTTCATGGGCATGGCGGTGCGCGAAATTTCCATGGGGCGCATCATGGGCGCGGTACTGCTGGTGACCGGCGCGATGATGATCCGGCTGCTCTAG
- the map gene encoding type I methionyl aminopeptidase: MTITTEEQLEKLKAIGRICAITRDAMASAMRPGMTTQELDEIGAKLLAENGALSAPIVTYDFPGTTCISVNEEIAHGIPGPRVLREGDLVNIDVSAVKDGVFADTGASFVLGVGDKRLDTLCRDGKRAMWEGIRVVKSGAALADVGQAIGKFAKKGGYTLIRNLASHGVGDSLHDEPGEIATWPDKSERRRINDGLVFTIEPFLSLGGRMADQKSDDDEWTLISAPAAPCVQYEHTIVATPRGAVVVTLAA; this comes from the coding sequence GTGACTATCACTACCGAAGAGCAGCTCGAAAAGCTCAAGGCCATCGGCCGCATCTGCGCCATCACTCGCGACGCCATGGCTTCGGCTATGCGTCCGGGCATGACCACGCAGGAGCTTGACGAAATCGGTGCCAAATTGCTCGCCGAGAACGGCGCGCTATCGGCTCCGATCGTGACCTATGACTTTCCGGGCACGACCTGCATTTCGGTGAACGAAGAAATCGCCCACGGCATTCCCGGTCCTCGCGTTCTGCGCGAGGGCGACCTGGTCAATATCGACGTTTCGGCGGTCAAGGACGGCGTGTTCGCCGATACTGGCGCATCCTTTGTGCTCGGCGTCGGCGACAAGCGCCTCGATACGCTTTGCCGCGACGGCAAGCGCGCCATGTGGGAAGGCATCCGCGTCGTCAAATCGGGCGCGGCACTGGCCGATGTGGGGCAGGCCATCGGCAAGTTTGCCAAAAAGGGCGGCTATACGCTGATCCGCAATCTCGCCAGCCACGGCGTCGGCGATAGCCTGCACGACGAACCCGGCGAAATCGCCACCTGGCCGGACAAGTCGGAACGCCGCCGCATCAATGACGGGCTGGTCTTCACCATCGAGCCGTTCCTGTCGCTGGGAGGTCGCATGGCCGACCAGAAGTCAGACGATGACGAATGGACGCTGATCAGCGCGCCGGCAGCGCCCTGCGTTCAGTATGAGCACACCATCGTCGCGACCCCGCGCGGTGCCGTCGTGGTTACGCTCGCCGCCTAA
- the queA gene encoding tRNA preQ1(34) S-adenosylmethionine ribosyltransferase-isomerase QueA, with translation MLVSDFDFDLPEKLIALHPAEPRDSARLLVVDPVHGLSDHHIPDLLWLLKDGDVLVVNDTRVLPAELKGIRVRGENRATVSFNLHKRVDAHTWRAFARPAKRLALLDELELGNGQTDALKARVAGRGETGEMTLEFELGGAELDEAIKSHGAMPLPPYIGAKRKAEERDNVDYQTVYAAEDGAVAAPTAGLHFTDALLQQLSDKGVTIERVTLHVGAGTFLPMKVEDTDDHVMHSEWGEIDAATVERILAKKEAGGRVVAVGTTSLRLLETASRASGTLSPFIGDTDIFITPGFKFRTVDALMTNFHLPKSTLFMLVSAFAGMATMKAAYQHAIDDGYRFYSYGDSSLLLRAEHPGGEG, from the coding sequence ATGCTTGTATCCGATTTCGACTTCGACCTGCCCGAAAAGCTCATCGCCCTCCATCCTGCTGAGCCGCGCGATTCCGCGCGCCTGCTGGTGGTGGACCCGGTTCATGGGCTTTCAGACCACCACATCCCGGACCTGCTGTGGTTGCTCAAGGATGGCGACGTGCTCGTCGTCAATGACACGCGCGTGCTGCCGGCTGAACTCAAGGGTATTCGCGTGCGCGGCGAAAACCGTGCCACGGTGTCGTTTAACCTCCACAAGCGGGTCGACGCCCACACCTGGCGCGCCTTCGCCCGGCCGGCCAAGCGCCTCGCGCTGCTTGATGAACTCGAACTTGGCAATGGCCAGACCGATGCGCTCAAGGCGCGCGTTGCCGGGCGAGGCGAAACCGGAGAAATGACGCTCGAGTTTGAACTCGGCGGTGCAGAACTGGACGAAGCCATCAAGTCGCACGGCGCCATGCCGCTGCCGCCCTATATCGGGGCTAAGCGCAAGGCCGAGGAACGCGACAATGTCGATTACCAAACGGTCTATGCCGCCGAAGACGGCGCCGTCGCCGCGCCGACAGCGGGTCTGCATTTTACTGACGCGCTGCTGCAGCAGTTGTCCGACAAAGGCGTCACCATCGAGCGCGTGACGCTGCATGTCGGGGCAGGGACCTTCCTGCCCATGAAGGTCGAAGACACCGACGACCACGTCATGCATTCCGAATGGGGCGAGATCGACGCCGCAACGGTTGAGCGCATCCTCGCCAAAAAGGAAGCCGGCGGTCGCGTCGTCGCCGTGGGCACGACGAGCCTGCGCCTGCTCGAAACCGCCTCGCGCGCCTCCGGCACGCTGTCGCCGTTCATTGGCGATACCGACATCTTCATCACGCCCGGCTTCAAGTTTCGTACCGTCGACGCGCTGATGACAAACTTCCACCTGCCGAAATCGACCCTCTTCATGCTGGTCAGCGCCTTTGCCGGCATGGCGACGATGAAGGCGGCGTATCAGCACGCGATCGATGACGGGTACCGGTTCTATTCCTACGGGGATTCGTCGCTGTTGCTGCGGGCGGAGCATCCGGGCGGCGAGGGCTGA
- the pgi gene encoding glucose-6-phosphate isomerase, with the protein MAKSGRKASFSNLGKHRKRLEEQPMRIQFAVDPNRFKRYSATGAGILLDYSKNRIDEDALAALFDLARAAGVEERRDQMCEGDHINITEDRAVMHMALRYQGDKPVPVDGKDVMPEIRAVLAAIETYTNAIRSGEIRGHGGEQFTDIVNIGIGGSDLGPAMVTLALEPYTRADLRAHYVSNVDGAHIHDTLKRLNPKTTLFIVASKTFTTDETMTNANSAREWIADTLGEEAVPNHFAAVSTNIPACAKFGIREDRIFGFWDWVGGRYSVWSAIGLPIALAVGYDNFAKFLTGADAMDRHFLSTPLEENLPVIMALIGVWYRNVWGFSTHAVLPYDQRLSRFPAYLQQQDMESNGKSVTLAGKPVGWSTGPIVWGEPGTNGQHAFYQLIHQGTDVIPADFLIAARPHESLPPHHDKLVANVLAQSEALMLGKTAEEVVAELKAQGLDKAQIKELTPHKVFPGNRPSNTLFYEQLTPETLGSLVALYEHKVFTQGVIWNVNSFDQWGVELGKQLAKALLPKVEGKQSGEGHDSSTQGLLAYYLENKA; encoded by the coding sequence ATGGCAAAATCCGGGCGTAAAGCCAGCTTCTCGAACCTCGGCAAGCACCGCAAGCGGCTCGAAGAGCAGCCCATGCGCATCCAGTTCGCTGTCGACCCCAACCGCTTCAAGCGCTATTCAGCGACTGGCGCGGGCATTCTGCTCGACTATTCCAAGAACCGCATCGATGAAGACGCGCTGGCCGCGCTGTTCGATCTGGCGCGCGCCGCAGGCGTTGAAGAACGCCGCGACCAGATGTGCGAAGGCGACCATATCAACATCACCGAAGACCGTGCCGTGATGCACATGGCGCTGCGCTATCAGGGCGACAAGCCTGTGCCGGTCGACGGCAAGGACGTGATGCCTGAGATCCGCGCCGTGCTGGCCGCGATCGAGACCTATACCAACGCCATCCGCAGCGGCGAAATCCGCGGCCATGGCGGCGAGCAGTTCACCGACATCGTCAATATCGGCATCGGCGGCTCCGACCTCGGCCCCGCCATGGTGACCCTTGCGCTGGAGCCCTATACCCGCGCCGATCTGCGCGCCCATTACGTGTCCAACGTCGATGGCGCCCATATCCACGACACGCTGAAGCGCCTCAACCCCAAGACCACGCTGTTCATCGTCGCGTCCAAGACCTTCACGACCGACGAAACGATGACCAATGCCAATTCGGCGCGCGAATGGATCGCTGACACGCTGGGCGAAGAAGCGGTGCCAAACCACTTCGCGGCCGTGTCGACCAATATCCCGGCCTGCGCCAAGTTCGGCATCCGCGAAGACCGTATCTTCGGGTTCTGGGACTGGGTTGGCGGCCGCTATTCGGTGTGGTCTGCCATCGGCCTGCCGATTGCTCTGGCCGTCGGCTACGACAATTTCGCAAAATTCCTGACTGGCGCGGACGCCATGGATCGCCATTTCCTGTCGACCCCGCTCGAGGAAAACCTGCCGGTCATCATGGCGCTGATCGGCGTCTGGTATCGCAACGTCTGGGGTTTCTCGACCCACGCCGTGCTGCCCTATGACCAGCGCCTGAGCCGTTTCCCGGCCTATCTGCAGCAGCAGGACATGGAATCGAACGGCAAGTCGGTGACGCTGGCGGGCAAGCCTGTGGGCTGGTCGACCGGCCCAATCGTGTGGGGCGAGCCCGGTACCAATGGTCAGCACGCCTTTTACCAACTGATCCATCAGGGCACCGACGTCATCCCGGCCGATTTCCTGATTGCGGCGCGTCCGCATGAAAGCCTGCCGCCGCATCACGACAAGCTGGTCGCTAACGTCCTAGCGCAGTCGGAAGCTTTGATGCTCGGCAAGACGGCCGAAGAGGTTGTCGCCGAACTCAAGGCGCAGGGGCTCGACAAGGCCCAGATCAAGGAACTGACGCCGCACAAGGTGTTCCCCGGCAATCGTCCGTCCAACACGCTGTTTTACGAGCAGCTGACGCCCGAGACTCTGGGCTCGCTCGTCGCGCTCTATGAACATAAGGTTTTCACCCAGGGCGTCATCTGGAACGTCAATTCGTTTGACCAGTGGGGCGTCGAACTGGGCAAGCAGCTCGCCAAGGCGCTGCTGCCCAAGGTCGAAGGCAAGCAGAGCGGGGAAGGGCACGATAGCTCCACCCAGGGCCTGCTGGCTTATTACCTCGAGAACAAGGCCTGA
- a CDS encoding MurR/RpiR family transcriptional regulator, with protein sequence MANKQVDKHADAMPRIDIIARLKARLEEGHRAEVALIEVILGDMHFAITAPIAEISRRAGVSQPTVTRLARSLGFTSTHEMKVHMAQALALGGAYLRADKRIDENHTSNQVVSTICSHAHAALDLISVAMAAADLTALGKTIAGARRIIIYGTGGNSSMAAVELQNRLFRLGLNSTAYADPQLQSMSASVSDKQTVVIAFSTSGRVRSILDAVAVARQYDAISIGITKPESPLAGAVQHLVPFVFEEDQTALYKPSASRYAMLAVVDMLALATAEAIGPSVLELLRRVRQSLTTLESNGPMQPIGD encoded by the coding sequence ATGGCGAACAAGCAGGTCGATAAACACGCGGATGCAATGCCGCGCATCGACATCATCGCGCGCCTCAAGGCGCGTCTCGAAGAAGGCCACCGTGCCGAGGTGGCGCTGATCGAAGTCATTCTCGGCGATATGCATTTCGCCATCACCGCGCCCATCGCCGAAATCTCGCGGCGCGCGGGCGTCAGCCAGCCTACGGTCACCCGGTTGGCGCGTTCGCTGGGGTTCACCTCGACCCACGAGATGAAGGTGCATATGGCCCAGGCGCTGGCTCTGGGCGGCGCCTATCTGCGGGCCGACAAGCGCATTGATGAGAATCACACCTCCAATCAAGTCGTTTCCACCATCTGCAGCCACGCCCATGCGGCGCTCGATCTGATCAGCGTGGCCATGGCTGCCGCCGATCTGACCGCGCTGGGCAAAACCATCGCCGGCGCCCGCCGCATCATCATCTATGGCACGGGCGGCAATTCCTCGATGGCAGCGGTGGAACTACAGAACCGGCTGTTCCGCCTCGGCCTCAACAGCACCGCCTATGCCGACCCACAGCTGCAATCGATGAGCGCCTCGGTGTCTGACAAGCAGACTGTGGTCATTGCTTTTTCCACCTCAGGTCGCGTTCGCTCAATTCTCGATGCGGTTGCCGTCGCCCGCCAGTATGACGCAATCTCCATCGGCATCACCAAGCCAGAAAGCCCGCTTGCCGGTGCGGTGCAGCACCTCGTCCCCTTCGTGTTCGAAGAGGACCAGACGGCGCTCTACAAGCCGTCAGCTTCGCGTTACGCCATGCTCGCTGTCGTCGACATGCTGGCGCTCGCGACAGCAGAAGCCATTGGCCCCAGCGTGCTCGAACTGCTCCGCCGTGTCCGCCAGAGCCTGACGACGCTCGAATCCAACGGCCCGATGCAGCCCATCGGCGACTGA
- a CDS encoding SDR family oxidoreductase yields the protein MNSALFGVDGKTVLISGAGGGIGRAMVQTFREAGANVIGADRDESLLEGLDLAGQVLFDQANPKATRASIERYLAAHGAPDAVVANAGFTRAELLEQLDDDVWADEMAINLGGAYALTDPIIAAMAARGSGSLVFISSVNGLSHYGNPAYAAAKAGLIAYSKAIAVERGRHGVRANVICPGSVRTPAWDHRLVNDPSVLDNVLPHYPLGRMVVPAEVANAAVFFCSDASSGITGTVLPVDAGLMAGNLRFVDDVLRGK from the coding sequence ATGAACAGCGCTTTGTTTGGCGTCGACGGCAAGACCGTGCTGATCAGCGGCGCCGGTGGCGGCATTGGCCGTGCCATGGTGCAGACCTTCCGCGAAGCGGGCGCCAATGTGATCGGTGCCGACCGCGACGAAAGCCTGCTTGAAGGGCTCGATCTTGCTGGCCAGGTGCTGTTCGATCAGGCCAATCCCAAGGCTACACGCGCGTCAATCGAGCGCTATCTGGCCGCCCATGGCGCGCCCGATGCCGTGGTGGCCAATGCCGGATTTACCCGGGCCGAATTGCTCGAACAGCTCGATGACGACGTGTGGGCCGACGAGATGGCGATCAATCTGGGCGGGGCGTATGCGCTGACCGATCCGATCATCGCCGCCATGGCGGCTAGAGGCTCGGGGAGCCTGGTGTTTATTTCCTCGGTCAATGGCCTGTCGCACTACGGCAATCCGGCCTATGCCGCGGCAAAGGCCGGGCTTATCGCCTATAGCAAGGCGATTGCGGTCGAGCGTGGCCGACACGGGGTGCGGGCCAATGTGATCTGCCCCGGCTCGGTGCGGACCCCGGCCTGGGATCATCGCCTGGTCAATGATCCGAGCGTGCTCGACAATGTGCTGCCGCATTATCCGCTCGGTCGCATGGTGGTGCCCGCCGAGGTGGCCAATGCGGCGGTGTTTTTCTGTTCGGACGCATCCTCCGGTATCACCGGCACCGTGCTGCCCGTCGACGCCGGGCTGATGGCCGGTAATCTGCGTTTCGTTGATGACGTCCTGAGGGGCAAATGA
- a CDS encoding peptidylprolyl isomerase, whose product MAEIADPENTLVIETTKGKVVIAMRPDLAPGHVDHIKKLAREGAYDGVVFHRVIDGFMAQTGDVQFGNTNLPEFNPSRTGTGGSKYPDIKAEFNAEPHVRGTASMARSQSPNSANSQFFICFGDAGFLNKQYTVWGQVIEGMDFVDQIKRGEPVIKPDKMISVKVAADIAA is encoded by the coding sequence ATGGCTGAAATCGCCGATCCCGAAAACACCCTCGTCATCGAAACCACCAAGGGCAAAGTCGTTATCGCGATGCGGCCTGACCTGGCACCTGGCCACGTCGATCACATCAAGAAGCTGGCCCGCGAAGGCGCTTATGATGGCGTCGTGTTCCACCGCGTGATCGACGGCTTCATGGCCCAGACCGGCGACGTGCAGTTCGGCAACACCAACCTGCCAGAATTCAACCCATCGCGCACCGGCACCGGCGGCTCGAAGTACCCAGACATCAAGGCTGAGTTCAACGCTGAGCCACATGTACGTGGCACCGCCTCGATGGCCCGCTCGCAGAGCCCGAACTCGGCCAACTCGCAGTTCTTCATCTGCTTTGGCGACGCTGGATTCCTCAACAAGCAGTACACCGTTTGGGGCCAGGTCATCGAAGGCATGGACTTCGTCGACCAGATCAAGCGCGGCGAGCCCGTCATCAAACCAGACAAGATGATCTCGGTCAAAGTTGCGGCCGATATCGCCGCCTAA
- the tgt gene encoding tRNA guanosine(34) transglycosylase Tgt, which yields MKQVTFTLSATDGMARRGRIDTPRGDIQTPAFMPVGTAGTVKAMYPEQVRETGADILLGNTYHLMLRPGAERVASQGGLHDFMDWQRPILTDSGGFQVMSLAQLRKLTEKGVTFKSHIDGSSHELTPERSIEIQTLLDSDIIMQLDECLKLPAEKKEIERAMELSLRWADRSKTAFNNQQNRALFGIVQGGDDPELRARSAQGLKSIGFDGYAVGGLAVGEPQEVMFKVIEEITPELPTDRPRYLMGVGKPDDILGAIGRGIDMFDCVHPTRAGRHGHVYTRFGVINLKNARHRDDHRPIDEASPNPNCRRWSRAYLHHLVKTEEILGAMILSQINLAYYQELVQGCRVAIEGARFEDFAAETRAAWAAGDLPVL from the coding sequence ATGAAACAGGTCACCTTCACCCTTTCCGCCACCGATGGCATGGCGCGGCGCGGCCGCATCGACACGCCACGCGGTGATATCCAGACGCCAGCCTTCATGCCCGTGGGCACCGCCGGCACCGTCAAAGCCATGTATCCCGAACAGGTGCGTGAAACCGGCGCCGATATTTTGCTCGGCAATACATACCACCTGATGCTGCGCCCTGGCGCCGAGCGGGTGGCAAGCCAGGGCGGTCTGCACGACTTCATGGATTGGCAGCGCCCGATCCTGACCGATAGCGGCGGCTTTCAGGTCATGTCGCTCGCCCAGCTGCGCAAGCTGACCGAAAAGGGCGTGACCTTCAAATCGCACATCGATGGGTCGTCGCATGAGCTGACGCCCGAGCGGTCGATTGAAATCCAGACGCTGCTCGACAGCGACATCATCATGCAGCTCGACGAGTGCCTGAAGCTGCCGGCTGAAAAGAAGGAAATCGAGCGTGCCATGGAGCTTTCGCTCCGCTGGGCCGACCGGTCAAAGACCGCGTTCAATAACCAGCAGAACCGCGCGCTGTTTGGCATCGTGCAGGGCGGCGATGACCCGGAGCTGCGCGCACGCTCGGCGCAGGGGCTGAAATCGATCGGCTTTGATGGCTATGCCGTCGGCGGCCTTGCCGTTGGCGAGCCGCAGGAAGTGATGTTCAAGGTGATCGAAGAGATCACCCCAGAGCTGCCAACCGACCGCCCGCGCTACCTGATGGGCGTCGGCAAGCCCGATGACATTCTGGGCGCTATCGGGCGCGGCATCGACATGTTCGATTGCGTGCATCCGACACGGGCAGGGCGTCATGGCCATGTTTATACGCGCTTTGGCGTCATCAACCTGAAAAATGCCCGACATAGGGATGATCATCGTCCAATCGACGAAGCATCGCCGAACCCCAATTGTCGTCGCTGGAGCCGTGCTTACTTGCACCACCTCGTTAAGACTGAAGAGATTTTGGGTGCGATGATCCTATCGCAGATCAATCTGGCCTATTATCAAGAGCTGGTGCAGGGCTGCCGCGTCGCTATTGAAGGCGCCCGGTTCGAAGATTTTGCGGCAGAGACGCGCGCAGCATGGGCTGCTGGCGATCTTCCGGTTCTCTAA
- the ugpC gene encoding sn-glycerol-3-phosphate ABC transporter ATP-binding protein UgpC — MAELSLRNIEKRYGPTKVLQDVSLDVSDGEFIVLVGPSGCGKSTLLRMIAGLEEISGGELDIGGVRTNDVPPQKRDISMVFQSYALFPHMNVRNNITFGPRMRKEAVETRDKSLERAASILNLKDYLDRTPGQLSGGQRQRVAMGRSIVRNPKVFLFDEPLSNLDAQLRVQMRTEIKSLHQKLGTTIVYVTHDQIEAMTMADRIVVMNGGRIEQIGAPLELYDRPANRFVASFIGSPAMSFISGTYSQQPDGSAAVILSDGAKLAITPVPMANNTKIEVGIRPENYIIAEDGPITLAVEVVEPTGPETHVIGKIGGEEVRCVFRLRLDPAPGTLLHLTAEPKHIHIFDATSGQRIPQTDVGQ, encoded by the coding sequence GTGGCTGAGCTGAGCTTGCGCAATATCGAAAAGCGCTATGGTCCGACCAAGGTATTGCAGGACGTGTCGCTGGATGTGTCCGATGGCGAGTTCATCGTGCTCGTCGGACCATCAGGCTGTGGCAAGTCGACCCTGCTCCGCATGATCGCTGGCCTCGAAGAAATCAGCGGCGGCGAGCTCGATATCGGTGGCGTCCGCACCAATGATGTGCCGCCGCAAAAGCGCGACATCTCCATGGTGTTCCAGTCTTACGCGCTGTTCCCACACATGAACGTGCGTAACAACATCACCTTCGGTCCGCGCATGCGCAAGGAAGCCGTCGAAACACGCGACAAGTCGCTGGAGCGCGCTGCCTCAATCCTCAACCTCAAGGATTATCTCGACCGCACGCCGGGCCAGCTTTCGGGTGGACAGCGTCAGCGCGTTGCCATGGGACGGTCGATCGTGCGCAACCCCAAGGTGTTCCTGTTCGACGAACCGCTATCGAACCTTGATGCGCAGCTGCGCGTCCAGATGCGGACCGAAATCAAATCGCTGCACCAAAAGTTGGGCACGACCATCGTCTACGTCACGCATGATCAAATCGAAGCCATGACCATGGCGGATCGGATTGTGGTGATGAATGGTGGCCGCATCGAACAGATCGGCGCGCCGCTCGAACTCTATGATCGCCCGGCCAACCGCTTTGTGGCGAGCTTCATCGGCTCGCCGGCCATGAGCTTCATTTCCGGCACCTATAGCCAGCAACCCGATGGCAGTGCCGCAGTCATCCTGAGCGACGGTGCCAAACTGGCGATCACGCCGGTCCCAATGGCCAACAACACCAAGATCGAAGTCGGCATCCGGCCGGAAAACTACATCATCGCCGAGGACGGTCCGATCACGCTCGCAGTGGAAGTAGTGGAGCCAACCGGTCCCGAAACGCACGTCATCGGCAAGATCGGTGGCGAGGAGGTTCGCTGCGTGTTCCGGCTGCGTCTCGACCCAGCGCCCGGCACGCTGCTGCATCTCACTGCCGAACCAAAGCATATTCATATTTTTGATGCTACTAGCGGTCAGCGCATACCCCAGACCGACGTAGGACAATAA